The DNA window ttttttttaagtatttttgaaaaatatagatgtttttgttattcgatcaattaattaataactATGCATATGAACATAACATGTTAAGTATAACTCAAAGACATGGAATAATTACATGATTGCCAAAGAGTGACAAACCCAAAcgtctctaaaaaaaaattggagacCAATCTCACTTTTAAATACTGTTTATAAAATTGCATCCGGTTCAAttgctaataaaattaaaaatgtttggaTAAGATATCCCAAGATGACCAAACAGGATTTATACGAGGGGGAATTATAACTGAAATTTAAGacttacatatgatattatgcAATATACAGAGGAAGAAAAAATACCTGGTCTGCTCCTCTTGGtggattttgaaaaagaatttaattctGTGTCATggtcttttattaaaaaatcacctagatattttaattttggtgaATTCATAAGGAAGTGgatgtattttttattcaaacataaAATCAGCGGTGAATCATGAAGGAAACATATCAGACACTTTTCATTTGTACCGAGGATGTCCTGATCTGTCTTTTTTGCCTGACTCTAGTTCAGTCGATGCAAGTGTGACTGCCTTTTTGAGAGGAGCGTCGATTGATCCCGAATCAGACAGTTCGTGGTTCAGTTTGGTCAAATTTCAGCAGATAGTATCGAACTAGACGAAATCTTACCACTGGTGTGTAAAGTTACGGTTCACAGAATACGAGTGACTCTTGATTTGATAGATTTCTTCTCCCAGGAAACTATTCCGTCGCATGGTTCAACAGTCTTCGAAAGAAACATGCTGAAAGAAGATGGTACACCAGATGCCGCTGAAGATAACGGAGGGCTGATGCAGGATTCTCTTACTGAATTTTGTGAcactttttatttacaatacacAGAGGGAAATACGTACAAAGTACCCGAACTAAGGCACGATATGACAGATGTACAGTGGAAGTCAGTTGCATTCGTAATTAGAATGGGTTTCTATCAGGAGAAAGTATTTCCCATAAAACTATTTCCTATTTTTCATGCAGCAATTTTCGGTGCTTGCACTGAGTCGGATCTAATTGATTCCTTTCTCAAATTTGTTTCAGCGATGGACAGAAGTGTGATAGAGAGTGCCCTTAAAGATTTTGAAGCTGTTGACAAGGATGAAATATATAATGCGTTGGAAAAATACGATGTAAAGAAAGCCATCCAGTATCCAGTAATTATAATATGTGCGTTGCCCATCCGTCTCACACATGCGGATGCGTTTTAGAAGTTTCTCAAAGCTATTCCCAGGATCCATACGTCTTATTCAAATCTGATTTTTAGTCACTTCTAAGGAATAGATACTGGCAAATGGACTTTGTCTAATCAGAGAGTTTTTCCATAACATGATAATCAAAAAGTCCTTCCATAACGTGATAAGAATAATCAAAAACATTCAAACAATATGTTCTAGAAGTTTTAAGCAAAACTTAAAGAAGTCAGCAGCGTTATTGCGAATTTCGTTTTAAGCATACATGTTTTtatacttatcgtttttatgcaTACGTCATTATTTGATGACTTTgttgtttaaattcaaattatttgttGCGCTAGTTTTAGTATTTGATGTTTCTTAAGCAAATAATTAGTATTTGATCTAATAATATCGAGTTGAATGACAACAAGCTCAAAACAATGATTCCATCTTTTTATTTGAGTCTGATAgtgtcttttaaatataaatatgtcattttacaaaTCTTTACCTCGATGCATGTTTGGTTTCGATGACAggttgttttaattattttttgtcaaaggaaatgACACTGAACCGTCCATATTGCATACGCTGTATTGATAACTTTCGAGAGTGACCTTCTATTAGAAGTTGTGTACTTGTTTTCTCACATACCAACTGATTTTTGATGCATTATTTATACCAATTTATTGATCTTGATACGTAATAAACAGTTCTCGTTTacatattgtttttaatcaGAAGAATCAGAAACATGCATAAACATATAGTCTTCAAAAGTAGACATGTTAAGACAAAAGTTCTAACTTCTCTGCTTACATGTTAGGATGTAAATCAGTAAGGACCTAGGTCCTTAGTTTTTCATACAATCCAAGTCCTTCACGCACGGTGGAGCTAAATTGTTTTCCGTCATATATATACTCTCCCAAAAAAGAAACgcaacatgtattattttacaaGCTTTTGTcaggtaaaaaaataaattttaaatacttaATACATTGCGTGAACCGTTTAATAATTAGCATAATGATAGCCGTTGTGTTAGTTGTAATCATCTAAAcgacaaaattcaaaacaaaaggTTTTACGAATGTTTATTTGCACAAATACATAAGTATCTTGTGTGGCCACCGTTTGCTTGCAAAACTGTTGTAACTCGTCTCCGCATTGATTGAATCAAACGTTGAATTTGGACCTGGGGTATTCTTTACCATTGCTCGTGTAGTGCCCGCTGTGATTGCAGAAGAGTTTTCGGGGCTGGTTGACGCATGCGCACACGTTTATCCAACTGATCCCAGAGGTGCTCAATAGGATTCAAATCCGGGGATCTCGccctggggccataaaacttagacgagctcacttatGACCcaagtctcacttttccacaatatgttccttttgtaaaagtgagactgagatcaaaagtgagctaaTCTTAATTTTATGGCCCCAGGGCCTGGATGGCCAGGGTAACACAGTGACGTTGTGGTCAGCAAGAAAGTCGACAGTAGCACGTGCTGTGTGCGGTCTGGCGTTGTCTTGTTGAAAAATCTCTCTCTGTGTGTTGATGACTGGAAGAAGGTGAGGCTGGAGGATCTTGTCGCGATACCTTTGCACCGTTAAATTGCCAGGAACAAGAACCAGTGGCGTCCGTTGATTGTAAGAAATAGCGCCCACATCATAAAACTGGCCCCATCGAATCTGTAAACTTCTACCACACAGTTGTTTGCAAAACGTTAATTTTTTCGCCTGTAAACACGGACTCTGCCATCTCGGTACTGTAGCATAAATCTACTTTCATCACTAAACCAGATTCTTCTCTAATTCCTTAGAGTCCAGTTCCTAACTGTGTTGCACCATCCGACCCGTGCACGCCGATGTTGTCTCCCCAAGATGGGACCAAAAAAAGGTCGTCTGGCTCGCAGTCCAACTTCTCGCAGGCGATTGCCCACTGTTTGTGCGGATATTCTGCGAAGGCCAGTCGGCTTGAAGCGGTTTGTGTTGCTGTAACTATCCTGTTGCTTAGATGGAGAGTACATATATAGCGATCCTGTTGCACAGTTGTAATACGCTATCGACCAGTTCGCGGCCTATCATTTGACGTCCCAATCTGTAAATATCTCTGCCAGAGACAAGCGATTGTACTCCTGTGGACATTATAATGTTGAGCAACAACATATTGTGACTCCCCAGCTTCGAGACTCCCTATTGCGATATTGCGCGAAATTATGTCTAATCTAGGCATACGTAAAAATCGTCCTACAGCGAACAAGGGCAAACATTTAATTCATGCGatagtctttttttttggttaacaCACATCACacataaaaattaacaaaaaaaaaaaccaaaaaaacaaaccattCGAACAATGTTCCTATTTTTAATTTCGCAACAGTTACGGCTGATCGCACATCAAATTTTGCCATTTAAATTCATCCCTGGTAAAATGGAAACCTAAGCATATCATTACAAAACTTgctttcagttattttttatacaaaaatttctTTTGCAAAAATGATACTACAAGTTGCGTTTCTTTTTTGGGAGAGTATATTAGCAGCAGTTCAAACATTTCTGGATCACATGTAGATCTTCCTCTAAAACACACTCTGACGTGCAAATATTaacaatatattaataatcTCTCTTGAAAATAGTCTTCATGAAATTAACTCTGGCATTTAGAACATAAAAGTAGGTCGTCTTTGTGGTACATTTTCGTTTATGATTGGACGAACCATTCTATGGGAATTCCAAATTGCTCTAACTGCATCCAATTCTTTCTAAAATGAATTTTGGGTGAATAAGGAGGTTGATATTATAGTTGCTTATTGTCAAATTCACCATCAAACACAAATAGTTCCCTTAACATGACAATCAGTATACTAGTATCAGTTTATtcttaaatttgatataaatatgtattaaaacaactttaaatattaaacattactTCTACGATTATCAATTATCActacaaattattattattattatttatatatcaatacaAGTTCACACATCAAATCGGGAGGTTATCGAGTTGAAGTGATTACAGTTCGTCCGTCCGGCCAATTGGTGGTTGGGTTTTCAATAGGTTGACGGGTTGataaataacatgtacatgtatatagggtAGCTGATGTCCAGGTAGAGAGGATAaacgtttaaataattttacaactGTCGATCTGTCAACTCGACTACTAGTATCTTTCGACTGGGAACTATTTTGGAGGGGGGATCACTTTATTTAAACCACACCTCCGCCCCGGTTGGAGCTTGAACTTACATACTATGGAACCCACTTTCCTAGAAGTGAGCGGCCACTGCGCTAACCCCTCGGTCATCTAAGCAAGACAAAAAttttgctttcgatgacgaacggaCCCTAGTGCGCTCGTCGCTAAATACtcggtcgtttgagatacaggtggaatacagttaaggtggaatgctacaccaaaattttattttatttatcgtTCGAGTACCATTTTTGAAGGAACATTGCGTTGTAAAAAGAAAGATATATgcctttaattttttatacgaatttttttgtattttttacgaAAAGGTGGAAAATCTGTTTTGGTTGCAAGCAACGCACTGcatagtttaaaatttaatgtgaataaatgcataatataaatatctaataaacaaaaaaaattcggataaaAGAATAAAGGgcatatatcttttaaaaaacatttttactgcCAACCTTAAATCACATTTTTTGCATCACTTCCTAACCCTTCTGATTCACAGCTGAAAGATTTAGATTGTGAATTCTACGcgtttgtaattttaaaaaaaattgtttaagaaAATCATTGTTTCTATTAATGGTGTTTTGAGAGAAGTAGTTTCCTTAATGAATCTGCATCACTTTAGTTTGATATATGGCATTGATGTGAATTTTCATTAATACAATGGGCTGATGCAGCTATAAGAGAAtggctaaaaaataaaaatctggtTCCTCTTTCAAAAGTGTGTACGCTATGTATTACTCAAAAAATATGTTCACTGCTAAGTGCAAAAACATTCTAGAGATCTATACAAAATTCTTAAAGAAAATTCAATCGAACCATTATTCAAAACAAGTTGGAGCCGTCTTCTGAATTATGATTTAGGTGATTTGGAATGGGAGACCATTTTTTCCTTTTGAAACCATTAAGCACTGGGTCCGCCGCCATAAAACATTCTTAAGTCTGAGAATGTTCTCAAGTCTGAAAAATTCTCAACTCCCCAATTCTCAGACTCAGCCGCCGCCATAAAAAAGTTGagcaaattaaaaattctcaaattctgttttattctcaaatatttgagtatACAAAAAAGTAGACTTAAGAATTTTCTCAagcaaacaaaatggctgccattGTCAGACGTCGGCGTCGCAGAAGACAGAACGCGGTTCCAGTGAGGCGACCTCGTGTTTTTCGAGACCTAAGTAATCCTCTGGAAAGTCTTGATGAGGAAGAAGTGTATCAAAGATACGGGTTTTCTACAGAAACCATTCTGTTTATCGTGGATGGAGTCAACAACATCCTAGAGACAGACACTGCCAGGAATCGGCCCATTCCCCCGCTGATCCAGGTGCTCCTTTTCCTACGATTCGTGGCCACCGGGGCACACCTGCGACTTGTTGGGGACAGTTTGAATGTGTCAGAATCCTCTGCAGGAAGAGTAGTAAAATCTGTGGCAAGGGCAATTATTGAGGTGTTCACACACATGATTAAATTTCCGGTGGGTGACATGGCCAGTAAGGTCAGGGAAGGATTCCGCCGAATTGCAGGTAATCATCGTACACACTGTTTAGAGTTGTATGCGCCGTAAAGTGAAAGTTGCCGATTCTGCTTTAAAAGCACAATAAACATTGTAAAAGTAAACAATTCTGAGAGTTCAACTTTTTAACATTCGGTAATAAAGGTGTTTTTAAAAGCTAAGACATAAATGTTTCTGATTAAAGCTTGTACAGACATCGAACATAATTCACACATCTCCAAAGATGATTGactttttgggttttttcacTCAAAAGAGTTCCGCAAAGGGCAGTTACCGAATAATGGGTGGTGGATCCAAGAGAGGTGTATTACAATATAAAATACTAAAAGTCTGTTGCACTTGTCAGTGTGATTATCAAGGCTGTTCATTGTCAATTGGTTTACAAATTATTACGTCCAACACACTAAAATCAGAGTACTCATACCACTACCACCCTGTGATAAAATGACTGAACATCATAAAACAACCCACTctcaaacacccccccccccaatccccTTTCGAAATATGTATGGACATGTGTAAGATTAAAATACCTTGTTCAtcttttcacagcaattattcacttcatttttaaataaactagattttacactttaaagtgaaTTTgcgaaataaataaattcatttgagTCTATATGTGGTGGAGGGGGTGCTAGGTCAATGCAGATATTACAAATGGATGccatattatttaaataaaattttgtacttacatgtagtatataagAGGGAATATCTTTTTCAAAGTTTATGGTT is part of the Crassostrea angulata isolate pt1a10 chromosome 3, ASM2561291v2, whole genome shotgun sequence genome and encodes:
- the LOC128175201 gene encoding uncharacterized protein LOC128175201; amino-acid sequence: MAAIVRRRRRRRQNAVPVRRPRVFRDLSNPLESLDEEEVYQRYGFSTETILFIVDGVNNILETDTARNRPIPPLIQVLLFLRFVATGAHLRLVGDSLNVSESSAGRVVKSVARAIIEVFTHMIKFPVGDMASKVREGFRRIAGNHRTHCLELYAP